Proteins from a genomic interval of Gemmatimonadaceae bacterium:
- the rpsI gene encoding 30S ribosomal protein S9 yields the protein MAEQNIHAIGRRKEAVCRVFLKPGSGKWDVNGRTLGDYFPRPSHVTSIQQAFVATDTLGRYDVKANVDGGGNTGQAGALRLAVARALVKIDEGHRPKLRSLGLLTRDARAVERKKPGRPKARKRFQFSKR from the coding sequence ATGGCCGAGCAGAACATCCACGCGATCGGCCGCCGCAAGGAAGCGGTGTGCCGGGTTTTCCTCAAGCCGGGATCGGGCAAGTGGGACGTGAACGGCCGCACGCTGGGCGACTATTTCCCGCGTCCCTCGCACGTCACGTCCATCCAGCAGGCGTTCGTGGCGACCGATACACTCGGCCGCTATGACGTCAAGGCGAACGTCGACGGCGGCGGCAACACCGGCCAGGCCGGTGCGCTGCGTTTGGCGGTCGCGCGCGCGCTCGTGAAGATCGATGAGGGTCACCGGCCCAAGCTGCGTTCGCTCGGGCTCCTGACGCGCGATGCGCGCGCGGTCGAGCGCAAGAAGCCGGGCCGTCCGAAGGCCCGCAAGCGGTTCCAGTTCAGCAAGCGTTAG
- the rpsB gene encoding 30S ribosomal protein S2, with product MADQQQTNTPTLEALLAAGVHFGHQTRRWNPKMRRFIFAERNGIHIIDLQKTLRQIELAQKLARDVVLRGENVLFVCTKPQLAGIVRAEAERAGALFITERWLGGLLTNYQTVKKQVRRMKELEAGGEEGGDFENYTKKEQLMLRREREKLSKYLNGIRNMGRLPGLMFVVDSKKERIGVSEANKLGIPIVAIVDTNADPDLITVPIAGNDDAIRSVELITKSIADAVVEARREAPARVEEEEGESYTYSSDRGAEPAGEEDKKRRRRPRRRRAKPEAIAARLKGPGEEGGAEGGEAPADEGAAE from the coding sequence ATGGCTGATCAGCAGCAGACCAACACGCCGACGCTCGAGGCGCTTCTCGCCGCCGGCGTCCACTTCGGGCATCAGACCCGTCGCTGGAATCCCAAGATGCGCCGCTTCATTTTCGCGGAGCGGAACGGCATCCACATCATCGATCTGCAGAAGACGCTGCGGCAGATCGAGCTCGCGCAGAAGCTGGCGCGCGACGTCGTCCTGCGCGGCGAGAACGTGCTCTTCGTCTGCACGAAGCCGCAGCTCGCGGGCATCGTCCGCGCCGAGGCCGAGCGGGCGGGCGCGCTGTTCATCACCGAACGTTGGCTGGGCGGCCTGCTCACCAACTATCAGACGGTGAAGAAGCAGGTCCGCCGCATGAAGGAGCTCGAGGCGGGCGGTGAAGAGGGCGGCGACTTCGAGAACTACACGAAGAAGGAGCAGCTCATGCTCCGGCGCGAGCGCGAGAAGCTCTCGAAGTATCTGAACGGCATCCGCAACATGGGCCGTCTGCCCGGCTTGATGTTCGTCGTCGACTCCAAGAAGGAGCGCATCGGCGTCAGCGAGGCGAACAAGCTCGGCATTCCGATCGTCGCGATCGTCGACACGAACGCGGATCCGGATCTCATCACGGTGCCGATCGCCGGCAACGACGACGCCATCCGCTCGGTCGAGCTGATCACCAAGTCGATCGCCGATGCCGTCGTCGAAGCGCGCCGCGAAGCGCCGGCGCGCGTCGAAGAGGAAGAGGGCGAGAGCTACACCTACAGCTCCGACCGCGGCGCTGAACCGGCCGGTGAAGAAGACAAGAAGCGCCGCCGTCGCCCGCGCCGCCGTCGCGCCAAGCCCGAAGCGATTGCCGCGCGCCTCAAGGGACCAGGTGAAGAGGGTGGGGCTGAGGGCGGTGAGGCACCGGCGGACGAAGGCGCTGCCGAGTAA